The window CTCCCACTGCGGAACTCCGATCCGCAGAGCCGAACAGCAGGGCCCCCGACCCGGCACTGGCAGGGACTCCGGCGGAGACGTCACGTCCACCATCTCCCTCTCGGGCATACAGGCCCTGGAAGAGGAGGAGTCCGGCGACGAGCTGGGCGGCGACGACCCCGCCAACCCCGACGCTCTGCCGCCGGGCACGGCTCTGCTGGTGGTCAGGCGCGGCCCCAACGCCGGGAGCCGTTTCCTGCTGGACAGTGACGTGACCACCGCCGGCCGCCACCCCAACAGCGACATCTTCCTGGACGACGTCACCGTCTCCCGGCGCCACGTGGAGTTCTTCCGCCGCGGCGACGGGTTCGGAGTCCGCGACGTGGGCAGCCTCAACGGCACCTACGTCAACCGCGAGCCGGTCGACGAGGCCCAGCTCGGCGGAGGCGACGAGATCCAGATCGGCAAGTTCCGGATGGTCCTGCTGACCAAACCGCGCCGCTGACCGGCGCGGGGACGACCGCGGGAGCGGCGGGTGGGCCGATGAGGTTTGCGGCCCCCCGCCGCCGGAGAACTTTGTAACGAAGGGTGCCGATTTCGCCCTCGGGTCCTGATCCACAGCGGGAGCAGGGACGAGCGCCCATCCGGCATCACGACTCGTGGGACGGAGACGCTGTGAAGCACATGGAGGTCGTCGGCGTCCGTGTTGAGATGCCCTCGAACCAGCCGATTGTCCTGCTCAAGGAATCCGAAGGCGACCGCTACCTGCCTATCTGGATCGGCGGCGTGGAGGCCACCGCGATCGCGCTGGCCCAACAGGGCGTCGCGCCGGCCAGACCGCTCACCCACGACCTGTTCCGGGACGTCCTCGACGCCCTGGACACCGGGCTCAAGACGGTGAACATCACCGGCCTCAGCGACGGCATCTTCTACGCCCAGCTGGTCTTCAGCAACGGTGTGGAGGTGAGCGCGCGCCCCTCCGACTCGATCGCCCTGGCGTTACGGACGGGCACGCCCATCTACGCGCACGAGGACGTGATCGACGAGGCCGGGATGCCCATCCCGGACGAGCAGGAGGACCAGGTCGAGGCGTTCCGGGAGTTCCTGGACAACATCTCGCCCGAGGACTTCGGCAGGCGCACGGAGTAGTCCGGTGACGCACGTGCACTCCCCCGGGGCCCGCGCCCAGGCGCGGGTCCCGTGCCGCTGCGGTGGCGCGGGCCGGGGAGGACACGCCCCGACCTGCGGCTTCACCCGTGGAGCCGGTGATAGATTGGGTAACGGAAGTGGTCGTAATGATCAGGGCCGAAACCCCCGGGTGCGCGTCGGGCGCCAACGGGGAGGCCCCGGCACACCGGCGCCGCGCGCACTTGGCGACGCGCCGCGCGGTGTCGTTGACGCTGCCGGTCGGCCGTCCTACCTTCAGTGCAGTGGAACCCACGGCGCACCCGTTCCCTGAGTGGACATCCCCTGTCGAGACCGCCGTGGGACGAGAAGCCGGAGGTCGGCGTGGCGGTAGCGAGCGGCAAGCGGGATCCCCATGACAGGCGGTCCGCGCTGCGGCTAGCGGGGCAGCAGGGCCTACTGTGCGAAGAAGACTTGGTGGCGCTGCCTATGGACGTCGGGTATCGGGGCCCCGCGGCGTGTACGGCCGCCGGGATCAGCTACCGCCAGCTCGACTACTGGGCCAGGACCGGCCTGGTGGAGCCGAGCGTGCTCACCGGAGCCCACAACGCCCCCCTGTACAGCCTCCCCGACATCCTGCTGCTCAAGGTCGCCAAACGGCTCCTGGACACCGGGATATCCCTCCAGCAGATCCGCACCGCGGTCGACCACCTGCGCGGCCGTCCCGCCCCCGACCTGGCCCGCATCACCCTCATGAGCGACGGCGTCAGCGTCTACGAGTGCACCTCCCCGGAGGAGGTCGTGGACCTCATGCAGCGCGGGCAGGGCATGTTCGGACTGGCGCTGGGCAACGTCTGGCGCGAGGTGGAGGAGGCCCTGGGCGTGGTGCCCGCGGAGGAGCGGGCCGACCTGCCCGCCGCCGCGCCCCAGCCCGTGGACGAGCTGGCCAGGCGCCGCCGGGAGCGCCGTACCGGCTGAGACCGACAGGCGCCGCCCCCAGCCCCGGGGCGGCCGTGTGCCGGCAGGGGGCGCGGGTGCTTGGGCGCCGCGGTTATTTGGACGAACCTCCAGGTTCTGGGTGTGATGTGGGCGAAACGCCTGCCCGGAAGAGCCGCCCGGGGCAGCCATCGAGTACGGTCGTAGTCACAACAGGGATGAAAACCGACATTCACCCTGCTTGTACACACGTACAGATCGTCAGCTGGCTGTCGACACCGCGCGAGAGAGACCCCGCAACGGGGCGCCGACGGGGCAATACTCCCCAGTAACCTCTCAGGCACCATGGACCGCGTGGAGGAGGCCGCTCTGAAGCCTGGGCGCCGTCGTGCCCGGTGACAGAGGGGGAGACCGTGAGGAACACCGCCGACCCGACTCGGCCCTGTCACCAGGAGGTCTCCGTGCCAGACCAGCCCGTGCACACCCCCGGCGCGCCCGCCCGGGTGTTCGCCGACCGCCACATCGGCCCCACGCCCGCCGAGGTCCAGGAGATGCTCAAGGCGGTCGGCTACGGCTCCACCGCCGAACTCATGGCCGACGCCGTGCCCGAGTCCATCCTCACCGGCCCCGGCCGCAGCGCGCCGCTTGACCTGCCCCCGGCGCTGAGCGAGGCCGAGGCCCTGGCCGAGCTGCGCGACCTGGCCTCCCGCAACCAGGTGCGCACCTCGCTGATCGGCCAGGGCTACTACGGCACCCTCACCCCGCCGGTCATCCTGCGCAACATCATGGAGAACCCCGCCTGGTACACGGCCTACACGCCCTACCAGCCCGAGATCTCCCAGGGCCGCCTGGAGGCCCTGCTCAACTTCCAGACCATGGTCTCGGACCTGACCGGCCTGCCCGTCTCGGGCTCCTCCCTGCTCGACGAGGCCACCGCCGCCGCCGAGGCCATGACCCTGGCCCGCCGCGCCTCCAAGAGCAGGGCCGACGTCTTCGTCGTCGACGCCGACGTTTTCCCCCAGACCCTGCACGTGCTGCGCACCCGCGCCGAACCCCTCGGCATCGAGGTCGTGGTCGCCGACCTGTCGCAGGGCCTGCCCGAGGGCGACGCCTTCGGCGTCCTGGTGCAGTACCCGGCCTCCAGCGGCGCCGTGCGCGACCCGGGCCGGGTCATCGCCCAGGCCCACGAACGCGGCGCCCTCGCGGTGGTGGCCGCCGACATCCTGGCCCTGACGCTGCTGCGCAGCCCCGGCGACCTGGGCGCCGACATCGCCGTCGGCTCCACCCAGCGCTTCGGCGTCCCGCTCGGCTTCGGCGGCCCGCACGCCGGTTACATGTCCGTGGGCGAGA is drawn from Nocardiopsis dassonvillei subsp. dassonvillei DSM 43111 and contains these coding sequences:
- a CDS encoding FHA domain-containing protein yields the protein MSSVYCTQCGHAVADDARFCSHCGTPIRRAEQQGPRPGTGRDSGGDVTSTISLSGIQALEEEESGDELGGDDPANPDALPPGTALLVVRRGPNAGSRFLLDSDVTTAGRHPNSDIFLDDVTVSRRHVEFFRRGDGFGVRDVGSLNGTYVNREPVDEAQLGGGDEIQIGKFRMVLLTKPRR
- a CDS encoding bifunctional nuclease family protein; translated protein: MKHMEVVGVRVEMPSNQPIVLLKESEGDRYLPIWIGGVEATAIALAQQGVAPARPLTHDLFRDVLDALDTGLKTVNITGLSDGIFYAQLVFSNGVEVSARPSDSIALALRTGTPIYAHEDVIDEAGMPIPDEQEDQVEAFREFLDNISPEDFGRRTE
- a CDS encoding MerR family transcriptional regulator, with protein sequence MDVGYRGPAACTAAGISYRQLDYWARTGLVEPSVLTGAHNAPLYSLPDILLLKVAKRLLDTGISLQQIRTAVDHLRGRPAPDLARITLMSDGVSVYECTSPEEVVDLMQRGQGMFGLALGNVWREVEEALGVVPAEERADLPAAAPQPVDELARRRRERRTG